The Pukyongia salina genome segment ATGTACCTTATTTTAAGGAGGAATTCGAAACGGTTCGAAACAGGGTAAGTAAAAAAACAAAGACCGAGTTCCATATTTCCTATTCTTTTCAGAAACCCGAAACAGATACCATCGCAGTAACCCTGGACAATGTACCCTTGCGTGATGCAGATAGTAACGTGGTCTTTCGGCCTTCCGGGCATGGGGCACTGCTTTCAAATTTAAATGAGGTAGACTCTGATATTATATTTATAAAGAATATCGACAATGTAGTGGCCGAAGAATATGTGGAGAATATCTCGTATTATAAAAAGCTGCTTGCAGGAAAATTACTTTGGCTTCAGAAGAAAGTTTTCGGATATCTGAATATACTCGAACAGGAGGAAGTTGAAGAATCCACCATAAAGGATATTAGAAGTTTTCTTTGGAATGAATTAAGTATTAAGGATATTCCAATGGATCAGGATAAACTTTTCATGGTTCTTAACCGGCCCATTCGTGTGTGTGGAGTTGTAAAGAATACAGGGGCTCCGGGTGGCGGTCCATTTTGGGTAAAAGACCAGGACGAAACCATAAGCCTCCAGATCGTGGAGAAATCTCAGATCGATATGGAGAATCCTCATATGCAAACCATTGTAAACGACGCAACGCATTTCAACCCGGTAGATATAGTATGCGGGGTACGTGACTTTCGTGGTAAAAAATTCGATCTTATGTTATTTAGCGATCCCCGTAGCGGGATCATCACCAAGAAAACGGTGGGCGGTGTTACTGTAAAAGCATTGGAACTTCCTGGATTATGGAATGGGGGAATGGCAAAATGGAATACTGCTTTTGTTGAGGTTCCTCTGGACACCTTTAATCCGGTTAAATCTGTAAACGACCTGTTAAACAGAGAACATCGTCCCAACGCCTGATGGATGCAGAGCAACTCATAAAAGAACTTCAGTTTAAGGCGGTGCGTAGTAGTGGGCCGGGGGGACAACACGTAAATAAGACTTCCTCTAAGGTGGAAGCGCATTTTCATTTAGAGCAATCGGAAGCACTTTCGGAAGAAGAAAAGATCCGTCTCGCTAAAAAGCTGGAAAACAGGATCAATACAGACGGGTTTATAGTTATGCAATGTGGAGAAACCAGATCCCAGCATCGAAACAAGACGCTGGTAATCGATAGACTGCTCTCCTTGTTAACTGAGAACCTGAAAGTAAAAAAGAAACGCAAAAAATCTAAACCTTCCCGGGCAGCCATCGAAAAACGACTTAAAAAAAAGAAACAACAGGCGATGAAAAAGTCGAATAGGAAACCTCCCAATATTGAATAATTGCCTAAATTTGCATTACATCTCTAAGGGGTGCTTTTCCCGAGTTAGGTTTTAAATTTTATAAAAAATAATTCTGGTTAGGCTGAGATCATACCCGTTGAACCTGGGCAGGTAATGCTGCCGAGGGAATAAGAACCGGTAACGGTTCTTTCAATGTACCCCTGTTAGATCAAAGATCTAATGGGTTTTTTTATGTTTAATAATCAGCAAGAATAACAGCCCCTTTTATTCGTATAAAAAATCTTACGAATGAAATTGTTATTATCAATTGGTCTTTTTGCGGCAGGATCCTTCACACTATTTGCTCAGCAAACCTCGATCGATACTACAAAAGTTGAAAGCCTGGACGAGGTCTTGATTGAAGCTGTTCGGGTTAAGGAGGATGCTCCCATCACTCAGTCTAATGTAAAAAAGGAAGAGCTCAATAAGCGCAACCTTGGGCAGGATATACCTATCTTGCTCAACTACCTTCCTTCTGTTGTAACGGCCAGTGATGCCGGAGCCGGGGTGGGTTATACCTATATCCGGGTTAGGGGAAGTGATGCTTCGCGAGTAAATGTTACGCTAAACGGGATTCCCTTCAATGATGCCGAAAGTCAGGGTACCTTTTGGGTTAATTTACCCGATTTTGCCTCTTCGGTTCAAAGCTTGCAACTTCAGAGAGGGGTTGGGACTTCAACTAATGGTTCCGGGGCTTTTGGCGCCAGTTTGAATATTTTAACCGATGGTATTTCTGAAAAAGCCTTTGCGGAGCTGGCTAATTCTTTCGGTTCCTACAACACCAGAAAACACACCTTGCGCTTTAGTACGGGATTGCTGAACGAACATTTCGAAGTCTCTGGAAGACTTTCCAATATAGTTTCCGATGGATATATAGATCGTGCTACTTCCGATCTCAAGTCTTATTTCCTTCAGGGGACTTATACCGACACGAATACTTTACTGAGGCTTATCACTTTTGGTGGGCGGGAAGAGACCTACCAGGCTTACTTCGGAATAGATGCCGAAACTCTTGCCAACGACCGAACCTTTAATCCGGCTGGCTTGTACACAGACGCGAATGGGAATGTTCGATTTTATGATAACGAGGTAGATAATTACGCCCAGGATCATTATCAGCTTTTATGGAACCAGCGATATAACAATAACTGGAGTTCTAACCT includes the following:
- a CDS encoding DUF4301 family protein; the encoded protein is MLTKKDLQQIKEHGLSLQSIYNQLEIFSLGIPAVDIVTAASVGNGIEVIPESSHQKLVDLYETSKDKLDIVKFVPASGAATRMFDFLHKFLEEYDPETETLNKYLKRVPSFALETFMDHMKEFAFINDVRRKIREHYPDYKKSNKGQRMYWLVKMMLEPEGLNFSDLPKGLIPFHKYAKYYTTAFEEQLYEAAFYAATRDDAYLHFTFSEKHVPYFKEEFETVRNRVSKKTKTEFHISYSFQKPETDTIAVTLDNVPLRDADSNVVFRPSGHGALLSNLNEVDSDIIFIKNIDNVVAEEYVENISYYKKLLAGKLLWLQKKVFGYLNILEQEEVEESTIKDIRSFLWNELSIKDIPMDQDKLFMVLNRPIRVCGVVKNTGAPGGGPFWVKDQDETISLQIVEKSQIDMENPHMQTIVNDATHFNPVDIVCGVRDFRGKKFDLMLFSDPRSGIITKKTVGGVTVKALELPGLWNGGMAKWNTAFVEVPLDTFNPVKSVNDLLNREHRPNA
- the arfB gene encoding alternative ribosome rescue aminoacyl-tRNA hydrolase ArfB, producing MDAEQLIKELQFKAVRSSGPGGQHVNKTSSKVEAHFHLEQSEALSEEEKIRLAKKLENRINTDGFIVMQCGETRSQHRNKTLVIDRLLSLLTENLKVKKKRKKSKPSRAAIEKRLKKKKQQAMKKSNRKPPNIE